One segment of Streptomyces sp. YIM 121038 DNA contains the following:
- a CDS encoding (2Fe-2S) ferredoxin domain-containing protein, with amino-acid sequence MPARQARKSSGTAGSHDTATGPAPCRVVVCRDCCCGTPKVTGVDHAAQTARLRAEAPVRVSACLDVCDQANVIVVQPSAEGRAAGARPVWLGLVNDADATEDIVAWVRAGGPGVAPRPEILDLYAFTPPRRRAVS; translated from the coding sequence ATGCCCGCAAGACAGGCCCGGAAGTCGTCCGGCACCGCAGGAAGTCACGACACGGCCACCGGCCCGGCGCCCTGCCGGGTCGTCGTCTGCCGGGACTGCTGCTGCGGCACTCCGAAGGTGACCGGCGTCGACCACGCCGCACAGACCGCGCGCCTGCGGGCCGAGGCACCCGTACGCGTCTCCGCCTGCCTGGACGTGTGCGACCAGGCCAACGTCATCGTGGTCCAGCCCTCCGCCGAGGGCCGGGCGGCCGGTGCCCGGCCGGTGTGGCTCGGCCTGGTCAACGACGCGGACGCGACCGAGGACATCGTCGCCTGGGTCCGCGCCGGGGGCCCCGGCGTCGCTCCGCGGCCGGAGATCCTCGACCTGTACGCCTTCACCCCGCCGCGACGCCGCGCGGTGTCCTGA
- a CDS encoding cobalamin-binding protein, with protein MRIVSLLPAATDIVAELGLMEGLVGRTHECDWPPREVAGVPVVTGADLDQDALSSREISDAVGGSAHSGSSLYSLDTEALAALRPDVVLTQDLCDVCAVSYERVSRTVRLLDADTRVLSLEPRTLDDVLDCLVTVGSVLGVRGRAASRRDGLRARLDRVRALTAGRARPRVVAIEWLDPLWPAGHWVPEQISAAGGEALLAGPGEHTGPMTWDAVRAARPDVLLVLPCGFPPERTLRETDLLTRLPGWSELPAVRSGRVWVLDGPAYFNRPGPRVVRGAEVLAHVLHGVGAGAAVTAGEARPLP; from the coding sequence ATGCGCATCGTGTCCCTGCTCCCCGCCGCCACCGACATCGTCGCCGAACTCGGCCTGATGGAGGGGCTCGTCGGGCGCACCCACGAGTGCGACTGGCCACCCCGGGAGGTGGCGGGCGTGCCCGTGGTGACCGGTGCCGATCTGGACCAGGACGCCTTGAGCAGCCGTGAGATCTCCGACGCGGTGGGCGGGTCGGCGCACTCCGGGTCCTCGCTGTACTCCCTCGACACCGAGGCCCTCGCGGCCCTGCGCCCCGATGTGGTCCTCACCCAGGACCTGTGCGACGTCTGCGCGGTGTCGTACGAGCGGGTCAGCCGCACCGTGCGGCTCCTGGACGCGGACACCCGCGTCCTGAGCCTGGAGCCGCGCACCCTCGACGACGTGCTGGACTGTCTGGTCACGGTCGGCTCCGTGCTCGGGGTGCGGGGGCGCGCCGCGTCGCGCCGGGACGGACTGCGGGCCCGTCTCGACCGGGTGCGCGCGCTGACCGCGGGGCGTGCGCGGCCCCGGGTGGTCGCGATCGAGTGGCTGGACCCGCTGTGGCCCGCCGGGCACTGGGTGCCCGAGCAGATCTCCGCCGCCGGGGGCGAGGCGCTCCTCGCCGGGCCCGGGGAGCACACCGGGCCCATGACGTGGGACGCGGTGCGGGCGGCCCGGCCCGACGTGCTGCTCGTGCTGCCCTGCGGCTTTCCGCCCGAGCGGACGCTGCGCGAGACGGACCTGCTCACCCGGCTGCCCGGCTGGTCGGAGCTGCCCGCCGTCCGGTCGGGGCGCGTCTGGGTCCTGGACGGGCCCGCGTACTTCAACCGGCCGGGACCGCGCGTGGTCCGCGGGGCGGAGGTGCTGGCCCACGTCCTGCACGGGGTGGGCGCCGGGGCGGCGGTGACCGCGGGCGAGGCGCGCCCGCTGCCCTGA
- a CDS encoding SMP-30/gluconolactonase/LRE family protein has protein sequence MTLKVSRRPRGVLRGPGRGIASMALLAAAAGVLAPAPASAAPACAAPGRGTPVQVARIPDWVESIVVDERGRMFATAYFTGRVYRIDAPGRTPVPLTGDVGANGGIVVRADGRLLVGTGNDLVHSLTGDALPTSKLLLVDPDTGEVSTYAAGLGGIDGVALAADGTVYTTTLGGRNIGRVSPDGGVDPAWARVPQPNGIAVSPDGTQVYVIQTTVAPGLYRIAADDPAHPRRWVSVAPSDVLALPDGLTLDSKGRPLITTHAAGQIWRVEDGRLCAVESGLHLSTQVTYGQGDRGFSAGRLYRAGVDGKIYEVPAGADPS, from the coding sequence ATGACGTTGAAGGTGAGCCGGAGGCCGCGCGGAGTCTTGCGCGGGCCGGGCCGCGGCATCGCGTCGATGGCCCTGCTGGCCGCGGCCGCGGGTGTGCTCGCACCCGCCCCCGCGTCCGCGGCACCGGCCTGTGCCGCCCCGGGGCGGGGTACGCCGGTCCAGGTGGCGCGCATCCCCGACTGGGTGGAGTCGATCGTCGTGGACGAGCGCGGGCGGATGTTCGCCACCGCCTACTTCACCGGCCGCGTCTACCGGATCGACGCGCCGGGCCGCACCCCCGTACCCCTCACCGGCGACGTGGGGGCCAACGGCGGAATCGTCGTGCGTGCGGACGGCCGCCTCCTGGTCGGCACCGGCAACGACCTCGTGCACTCGCTCACCGGCGACGCGCTGCCCACCTCGAAGCTCCTCCTGGTGGACCCGGACACCGGCGAGGTCAGCACGTACGCCGCCGGACTCGGCGGCATCGACGGCGTCGCCCTCGCGGCCGACGGCACCGTGTACACCACGACCTTGGGCGGGCGGAACATCGGCCGCGTCTCGCCGGACGGCGGGGTCGACCCCGCCTGGGCCCGGGTGCCCCAGCCCAACGGCATCGCCGTGTCCCCGGACGGGACGCAGGTGTACGTCATCCAGACCACCGTGGCCCCCGGTCTCTACCGCATCGCGGCCGACGACCCGGCCCACCCGAGGCGTTGGGTCTCGGTGGCCCCGTCCGACGTCCTCGCCCTGCCCGACGGGCTCACCCTCGACAGCAAGGGGCGGCCGCTGATCACCACGCACGCCGCGGGCCAGATCTGGCGCGTCGAGGACGGACGCCTCTGCGCCGTGGAGTCGGGTCTGCACCTCTCCACCCAGGTCACCTACGGCCAGGGCGACCGCGGCTTCTCGGCGGGCAGGCTCTACCGGGCGGGCGTCGACGGGAAGATCTACGAAGTGCCCGCGGGCGCCGACCCCTCGTAG
- a CDS encoding PadR family transcriptional regulator, with protein MALEHAILVSLLEQPGSGYELARRFDRSIGYFWTATHQQIYRVLKRMESDAWIEARAVAQQDRPDKKEYSVAALGRAALSGWLHEPIEPESVRHELAVKIRGAAFDDPAALIREVRRYREAHADRLAHYRAGERRDFTGPEAPAVLDDGQELQHVVLRGGIAYEQMTLTWLDDVIATLERLGARR; from the coding sequence ATGGCGCTTGAGCACGCGATCCTCGTCTCCCTGCTGGAGCAGCCGGGCTCCGGCTATGAGCTGGCCCGGCGGTTCGACCGGTCCATCGGGTACTTCTGGACCGCCACCCACCAGCAGATCTACCGCGTGCTCAAGCGCATGGAGAGCGACGCCTGGATCGAGGCCCGCGCGGTGGCGCAGCAGGACAGGCCCGACAAGAAGGAGTACTCCGTCGCGGCCCTCGGCCGCGCCGCGCTCTCGGGCTGGCTGCACGAGCCGATCGAGCCCGAGAGCGTCCGGCACGAGCTCGCCGTGAAGATCCGCGGCGCGGCCTTCGACGACCCGGCCGCGCTGATCCGCGAGGTGCGGCGGTACCGCGAGGCGCACGCCGACCGGCTCGCTCACTACCGCGCGGGGGAGCGGCGCGACTTCACCGGGCCCGAGGCGCCCGCCGTGCTCGACGACGGGCAGGAGCTCCAGCACGTCGTGCTGCGCGGCGGCATCGCGTACGAACAGATGACGCTCACCTGGCTCGACGACGTGATCGCCACCCTCGAACGGCTCGGCGCCCGGCGCTGA
- a CDS encoding acyl-CoA dehydrogenase family protein, with translation MADALLFNPHTYDPTHFDPETRRLLRATVDWFEARGKRRLIEDYRSRAWLADFLEFSAKEGLFATFLTPASAAGEGEGDKRWDTARIAALNEIFGFYGLDYWYAWQVTILGLGPVWQSDNAAARARAAELLAQGEVFAFGLSEKTHGADIYSTDMLLEPDGNGGFRASGSKYYIGNGNAAGLVSVFGRRTDMEGPEAYVFFAADSRHAAYHLVKNVVDSSKYVSEFRLDDYPVAAEDVLHTGRAAFDAALNTVNVGKFNLCTGAIGICEHAMYEAVTHAQNRILYGRPVTAFPHVRRELTDAYVRLVGMKLFSDRAVDYFRSAGPDDRRYLLFNPMTKMKVTTEGEKVIDLMWDVIAAKGFEKDTYFAQAATEIRGLPKLEGTVHVNLALILKFMGNHLLNPAEYAPVPTRLDAADDAFLFQQGPARGLGAIRFHDWRTAYDAYAEVPNVARFREQADALCAFVTTAAPDEEQSRDLDLLLAVGQLFALVVHGQLILEQARLTGLAQDVLDELFAVLVRDFSGYAVELHGKDSATERQQSWALGAVRRPVVDEARSARVWARVEALAGTYEMAP, from the coding sequence ATGGCCGACGCGCTGCTGTTCAACCCCCACACCTACGACCCGACCCACTTCGACCCCGAGACCCGCAGGCTGCTGCGGGCGACCGTCGACTGGTTCGAGGCGCGCGGCAAGCGCCGGCTCATCGAGGACTACCGCTCCCGCGCCTGGCTCGCGGACTTCCTGGAGTTCTCCGCCAAGGAGGGCCTGTTCGCGACCTTCCTCACCCCGGCGTCCGCCGCGGGCGAGGGCGAGGGCGACAAGCGCTGGGACACCGCCCGGATCGCCGCCCTCAACGAGATCTTCGGCTTCTACGGCCTCGACTACTGGTACGCGTGGCAGGTCACCATCCTCGGCCTCGGCCCGGTCTGGCAGAGCGACAACGCCGCCGCCCGCGCCCGCGCGGCCGAACTCCTCGCGCAGGGCGAGGTGTTCGCCTTCGGCCTGTCCGAGAAGACCCACGGCGCCGACATCTACTCCACCGACATGCTCCTGGAGCCCGACGGGAACGGCGGCTTCCGCGCCAGCGGCTCCAAGTACTACATCGGCAACGGCAACGCCGCGGGCCTCGTCTCCGTCTTCGGCCGCCGCACCGACATGGAGGGCCCGGAGGCGTACGTCTTCTTCGCCGCCGACAGCCGCCACGCGGCGTACCACCTGGTGAAGAACGTCGTGGACTCCTCGAAGTACGTGAGCGAGTTCCGGCTCGACGACTACCCGGTCGCGGCCGAGGACGTCCTGCACACCGGCCGTGCCGCCTTCGACGCCGCGCTCAACACCGTCAACGTCGGCAAGTTCAACCTCTGCACCGGCGCGATCGGCATCTGCGAGCACGCGATGTACGAGGCCGTCACGCACGCGCAGAACCGCATCCTGTACGGCCGTCCGGTCACCGCCTTCCCGCACGTGCGCCGCGAGCTGACCGACGCCTACGTCCGCCTCGTGGGGATGAAGCTGTTCAGCGACCGCGCCGTGGACTACTTCCGCTCGGCCGGGCCCGACGACCGCCGTTACCTCCTCTTCAACCCGATGACGAAGATGAAGGTGACCACGGAGGGCGAGAAGGTCATCGACCTGATGTGGGACGTCATCGCGGCCAAGGGCTTCGAGAAGGACACCTACTTCGCCCAGGCCGCCACGGAGATCCGGGGCCTGCCCAAGCTGGAGGGCACGGTCCACGTCAACCTGGCCCTGATCCTGAAGTTCATGGGCAACCACCTGCTGAACCCGGCCGAGTACGCGCCCGTGCCGACCCGCCTGGACGCGGCCGACGACGCCTTCCTCTTCCAGCAGGGACCGGCCCGGGGCCTCGGCGCCATCCGCTTCCACGACTGGCGCACCGCCTACGACGCGTACGCCGAGGTGCCCAACGTCGCCCGCTTCCGCGAACAGGCCGACGCGCTCTGCGCGTTCGTCACCACGGCCGCCCCGGACGAGGAGCAGAGCCGCGACCTCGATCTGCTCCTCGCCGTCGGCCAGCTCTTCGCGCTCGTCGTGCACGGCCAGCTCATCCTGGAGCAGGCGCGCCTGACGGGCCTGGCGCAGGACGTGCTCGACGAGCTCTTCGCCGTCCTCGTACGGGACTTCTCCGGGTACGCCGTCGAACTGCACGGCAAGGACTCCGCCACCGAGCGGCAGCAGAGCTGGGCCCTCGGCGCGGTCCGGCGCCCGGTCGTCGACGAGGCCCGCTCGGCGCGCGTCTGGGCCCGCGTCGAGGCGCTGGCCGGGACGTACGAGATGGCACCGTAG
- a CDS encoding RNHCP domain-containing protein, protein MPRRNHTPEPSSARRRPQRHKDVLHGRGGHRAHDFRCVGCRLDVPLDAPGTGHRNHCPHCLASLHVDHRVPGDRASPCRGRMTALTMTARPDGEWMLIHECLTCGELSANRVAGDDNALVLVRLVLKPLQDTGVARRTLLTL, encoded by the coding sequence ATGCCGCGACGCAACCACACCCCCGAGCCGTCATCGGCGCGCCGCCGCCCGCAACGGCACAAGGACGTCCTGCACGGTCGGGGCGGGCACCGCGCACACGACTTCCGGTGCGTGGGCTGCCGACTCGACGTGCCCCTGGACGCGCCGGGCACCGGGCACCGCAACCACTGCCCGCACTGCCTGGCCAGCCTGCACGTCGACCACCGCGTGCCCGGCGACCGCGCCTCACCCTGCCGCGGCCGCATGACGGCGCTGACCATGACCGCGCGCCCGGACGGCGAGTGGATGCTCATCCACGAGTGTCTGACGTGCGGCGAGCTCAGCGCCAACCGTGTCGCGGGTGACGACAACGCACTGGTCCTGGTGCGGCTGGTCCTCAAACCGCTCCAGGACACCGGGGTAGCCCGCCGGACGCTGCTCACCCTGTGA
- a CDS encoding RNHCP domain-containing protein produces MSHTTGARQSDAHNTLRIGTFTCAWCGLTVSATADGVPRDHCPSCLHSQHVVDHVEGGPSECRGRMTPIAIAVLRTGDWRVIHRCVRCDELTSSPVRTDDNQLILMRMAVRPLAQPPFPLEAFGTL; encoded by the coding sequence GTGTCCCACACCACCGGAGCTCGTCAGAGCGACGCCCACAACACCCTCAGGATCGGCACGTTCACCTGCGCCTGGTGCGGCCTCACCGTGTCCGCCACCGCCGACGGCGTCCCGCGCGACCACTGCCCCTCGTGCCTGCACTCGCAGCACGTCGTCGACCACGTCGAGGGCGGCCCGAGCGAGTGCCGGGGGCGGATGACCCCGATAGCCATCGCCGTCCTGCGGACCGGCGACTGGCGGGTCATCCACCGCTGCGTGCGCTGTGACGAGCTCACGTCGAGCCCCGTCCGCACGGACGACAACCAGCTCATCCTGATGCGCATGGCGGTGCGGCCGCTCGCCCAACCGCCCTTCCCGCTCGAAGCGTTCGGCACCCTGTGA
- a CDS encoding Fur family transcriptional regulator codes for MEQRAADLLRAKGLRSTAQRRAVLTALHGHPHSTAAELESRIGVTGGGAPSSGGLSRQGLYNVLDDLGRAALIRCIEPAGSPTRYELRVGDNHHHLVCRSCGRIEDVDCSVGHAPCLEPGDDRGFAVDEAEIIWWGLCADCRPARG; via the coding sequence ATGGAGCAGCGAGCGGCCGACCTGCTCAGGGCCAAGGGGCTGCGCAGCACGGCGCAGCGTCGCGCGGTGCTGACCGCCCTGCACGGTCACCCGCACTCCACGGCGGCCGAACTGGAAAGCCGCATCGGCGTCACCGGCGGCGGGGCGCCCTCCTCCGGGGGCCTGTCCCGGCAGGGCCTGTACAACGTCCTCGACGACCTCGGGCGGGCGGCACTGATCCGCTGCATCGAGCCGGCGGGCTCCCCCACCCGTTACGAACTCCGCGTCGGGGACAACCACCACCATCTGGTCTGCCGGTCCTGCGGCCGCATCGAGGACGTCGACTGCAGCGTCGGCCACGCCCCCTGTCTGGAGCCCGGGGACGACCGGGGCTTCGCGGTCGACGAGGCGGAGATCATCTGGTGGGGCCTGTGCGCGGACTGCCGACCGGCCCGCGGCTGA
- a CDS encoding DUF2180 family protein — protein sequence MKCYDCALDGRSDTAGIGICSRCHLVVCTDHGHVTPLVLHQAGGMGKATRDLPGRRVVCHTCYAAERSA from the coding sequence ATGAAGTGCTACGACTGCGCCCTCGACGGCAGGAGCGACACCGCGGGCATCGGCATCTGCAGCCGCTGCCACCTGGTCGTCTGCACGGACCACGGCCACGTCACGCCGCTCGTCCTGCACCAGGCCGGCGGCATGGGCAAGGCGACACGGGACCTGCCGGGCCGCCGCGTCGTCTGCCACACGTGCTACGCGGCGGAGCGGTCCGCCTGA
- a CDS encoding MFS transporter has protein sequence MNSPAEPGATTSSGPDSLTAAATSTAPPARRLLPYALAVLLVGLNMRPVIVAVSALLDDIRHATGLSNGAAGVLSTLPLICFGVFAPLAPRLARRHGMERTLVAVLLLLLAGAAVRLVPALPPLFAGTFLIGAAVAVANVVVTALIKRDFHRHVGLMSGLHSAMLVGGGAVAAAATVPLRDGLGLDWSGGLALWGLLALVAVLVWAPRLRRGPARRPRAAPGPGGSLWRDRLAWAVALFYAFQSLIYYTATTWLPSFYISHGYSEGRAGVLLAVCMGFAMLTSLLVPVAAQRSRRQSHLAVLGSALCAVALIGLAAAPTGAATLWAALLGLGLGAVLSLGIAFMSMRARTIEEAGLLSAMSQCVGYLVAAVGPTLFGAVRDLSGHWTAGLVGLVVIAVPMAVTGALAGRGGHVRPH, from the coding sequence GTGAACTCTCCCGCCGAGCCCGGAGCCACCACGTCCTCCGGACCCGACTCCTTGACCGCAGCCGCAACGTCAACCGCACCCCCTGCCCGCCGCCTGCTCCCGTACGCCCTGGCCGTGCTCCTGGTCGGCCTGAACATGCGGCCCGTCATCGTGGCCGTCTCGGCCCTCCTGGACGACATCCGGCACGCCACCGGCCTGTCCAACGGCGCCGCGGGCGTCCTGTCCACGCTGCCGCTGATCTGCTTCGGCGTCTTCGCCCCGCTCGCGCCCCGCCTCGCCCGCCGCCACGGCATGGAGCGCACCCTCGTCGCCGTGCTCCTGCTCCTCCTGGCCGGAGCCGCCGTGCGCCTCGTGCCCGCGCTGCCCCCGCTGTTCGCCGGGACCTTCCTGATCGGCGCGGCCGTGGCCGTGGCCAACGTCGTCGTGACGGCCCTGATCAAACGGGACTTCCACCGCCACGTGGGCCTGATGTCCGGCCTGCACTCCGCGATGCTCGTCGGCGGCGGCGCCGTGGCGGCCGCCGCGACGGTACCGCTGCGCGACGGGCTCGGCCTCGACTGGTCCGGCGGGCTCGCCCTGTGGGGGCTCCTCGCGCTCGTCGCGGTGCTGGTGTGGGCGCCGCGCCTGCGCCGCGGTCCCGCGCGGCGCCCCCGCGCCGCCCCGGGCCCGGGCGGATCGCTGTGGCGCGACCGGCTCGCCTGGGCCGTGGCCCTGTTCTACGCGTTCCAGTCCCTCATCTACTACACGGCCACCACCTGGCTGCCCTCCTTCTACATCTCCCATGGCTACTCAGAGGGCCGGGCCGGAGTACTGCTCGCCGTCTGCATGGGCTTCGCGATGCTCACGTCCCTGCTGGTGCCCGTGGCCGCGCAGCGCTCCCGGCGGCAGAGCCACCTGGCCGTGCTCGGCAGCGCGCTGTGCGCCGTGGCGCTGATCGGGCTGGCCGCCGCGCCGACCGGCGCCGCCACCCTGTGGGCCGCGCTCCTCGGCCTCGGCCTCGGGGCCGTCCTGAGCCTGGGCATCGCCTTTATGTCGATGCGGGCCCGCACCATCGAGGAGGCCGGGCTGCTCTCGGCGATGTCGCAGTGCGTGGGCTATCTGGTGGCCGCTGTCGGGCCCACGCTCTTCGGCGCCGTGCGGGACCTGAGCGGGCACTGGACCGCGGGCCTGGTCGGCCTGGTCGTCATCGCCGTACCGATGGCCGTCACCGGTGCGCTCGCCGGGCGCGGCGGACACGTGCGCCCGCACTGA
- a CDS encoding peptidase inhibitor family I36 protein, with the protein MTGGLVAATPAGAADCPSGEFCTWEHADYKGQRANWSGDDGWWESWIADEDSSWANHGISGPGIKDHVQVYSRAHQGGHMTICLTPGQEVNYNGAANDNGDSHTWAMSC; encoded by the coding sequence ATGACGGGTGGCCTGGTCGCGGCCACGCCCGCCGGTGCCGCCGACTGTCCCAGCGGCGAGTTCTGCACCTGGGAGCACGCCGACTACAAGGGCCAGCGCGCCAACTGGTCCGGTGACGACGGCTGGTGGGAGAGCTGGATCGCCGACGAGGACTCCTCCTGGGCCAACCACGGCATCTCGGGCCCGGGCATCAAGGACCACGTCCAGGTGTACTCGCGGGCCCACCAGGGCGGCCACATGACCATCTGCCTCACGCCGGGCCAGGAGGTCAACTACAACGGCGCGGCCAACGACAACGGCGACTCCCACACCTGGGCCATGAGCTGCTAG
- a CDS encoding excinuclease ABC subunit UvrA yields MNVTPADSHTVIQVRGARANNLRNVSLDLPKRRLTVFTGVSGSGKSSLVFGTIAAESQRLINETYAAFIQSFMPSVGRPDVDELRNLSAAIVVDQERMGANSRSTVGTATDAYTMLRIIFSRLGEPGIGTAGAFSFNLPEGMCPDCEGTGEVSTVDADQLVDRDLSLNEGAITVPYYAVDSWSWQIMVNSGFHDPDKKLRDFTAREWEDLLHKAPVKVKVGANGFTYEGLVSKMQRSWLAKDRESLQPHIRSFVERAVVFARCPLCGGSRLTRAALASKVGGLNIAECSAMQISDLAAFVRGIDAPGVAPLLAGLRDLLDSLVEIGLGYLSLDRPSGTLSGGEAQRVKMVRHLGSSITDVTYVFDEPTTGLHPHDIQRMNGLLLRLRDKGNTVLVVEHKPEVVAIADHVVDLGPGAGEAGGEICYTGDVAGLRTSGTLTGRHLGHRAELRTRVRTPQGRLSIKGADRHNLKDVAVDVPLGVLTVVTGVAGSGKSSLIHGYLSGQDGVVVADQAPIRGSRRSNPATYTNLLGPIRTAFAKANGVKAALFSANSEGACQKCNGIGLVYTDLAMMAQVASVCEGCAGKRFTPEVLTYTLRGKNISEVLGMSVAEAYAFFPSGQAHTILGRLDDVGLSYLRLGQPLNTLSGGERQRLKLALHMAEKSSTYVLDEPTTGLHLADVDKLLALLDRLVDDGNSVVVIEHHQAVMAHADWIIDLGPGGGHDGGEVVFTGTPSQLVADADTLTARHLREYVAS; encoded by the coding sequence GTGAACGTCACCCCCGCAGACAGCCACACCGTGATCCAGGTCCGCGGCGCGCGGGCGAACAACTTGCGGAACGTCTCCCTCGACCTGCCGAAACGGCGCTTGACCGTCTTCACCGGAGTCTCGGGCTCGGGGAAGTCCTCGCTGGTCTTCGGCACGATCGCCGCCGAGTCGCAGCGGCTCATCAACGAGACGTACGCCGCGTTCATCCAGTCGTTCATGCCGAGCGTCGGCCGACCCGACGTCGACGAGCTGCGCAACCTCAGCGCGGCCATCGTCGTCGACCAGGAGAGGATGGGCGCCAACTCGCGCTCCACGGTGGGCACCGCCACGGACGCCTACACGATGCTGCGCATCATCTTCAGCCGCCTCGGCGAGCCGGGCATCGGCACCGCGGGTGCCTTCAGCTTCAACCTGCCCGAGGGCATGTGCCCGGACTGCGAGGGCACCGGCGAGGTCTCCACCGTCGACGCCGACCAGCTGGTGGACCGCGACCTCTCGCTGAACGAGGGCGCCATCACCGTTCCCTACTACGCGGTGGACTCCTGGAGCTGGCAGATCATGGTCAACTCCGGCTTCCACGACCCCGACAAGAAGCTGCGGGACTTCACCGCGCGGGAGTGGGAGGACCTCCTGCACAAGGCGCCGGTCAAGGTGAAGGTGGGCGCCAACGGCTTCACCTACGAAGGCCTCGTCTCCAAGATGCAGCGGAGCTGGCTGGCGAAGGACCGCGAGTCGCTCCAGCCGCACATCAGGAGCTTCGTCGAGCGGGCGGTCGTCTTCGCCCGCTGCCCGCTCTGCGGGGGCAGCCGCCTCACCCGGGCCGCACTCGCCTCGAAGGTGGGCGGGCTGAACATCGCCGAGTGTTCGGCGATGCAGATCAGCGACCTGGCGGCGTTCGTCCGCGGCATCGACGCGCCCGGCGTGGCGCCGCTGCTCGCCGGGCTGCGGGACCTGCTGGACTCACTCGTGGAGATCGGCCTCGGCTACCTCAGTCTGGACCGGCCCTCGGGCACGCTGTCCGGCGGCGAGGCGCAGCGCGTGAAGATGGTCCGCCACCTCGGCTCCAGCATCACCGACGTGACGTACGTGTTCGACGAACCGACCACCGGCCTGCACCCGCACGACATCCAGCGCATGAACGGCCTGCTGCTGCGGCTGCGCGACAAGGGCAACACCGTGCTCGTCGTCGAGCACAAGCCGGAGGTCGTCGCGATCGCCGACCACGTCGTGGACCTCGGCCCCGGCGCGGGGGAGGCGGGCGGCGAGATCTGCTACACCGGCGACGTCGCGGGCCTGCGCACGTCCGGCACGCTCACCGGACGGCACCTCGGACACCGCGCCGAGCTGCGCACGCGCGTCCGTACGCCCCAGGGGCGCCTGTCCATCAAGGGCGCCGACCGGCACAACCTCAAGGACGTGGCGGTGGACGTGCCGCTCGGGGTGCTCACCGTGGTCACCGGCGTCGCGGGCTCCGGCAAGAGCTCCCTGATCCACGGCTATCTGTCGGGGCAGGACGGGGTCGTGGTCGCCGACCAGGCGCCGATACGCGGCTCGCGCCGCTCGAACCCGGCGACGTACACGAACCTCCTCGGCCCCATCCGCACCGCCTTCGCCAAGGCCAACGGCGTCAAGGCGGCGCTGTTCAGCGCCAACTCCGAAGGCGCCTGCCAGAAGTGCAACGGCATCGGCCTCGTCTACACCGACCTCGCGATGATGGCGCAGGTCGCCTCGGTGTGCGAGGGCTGCGCGGGCAAGCGGTTCACGCCCGAGGTCCTGACGTACACGCTGCGCGGCAAGAACATCAGCGAGGTGCTCGGCATGTCGGTCGCGGAGGCGTACGCCTTCTTCCCGTCGGGCCAGGCGCACACCATCCTCGGCCGCCTCGACGACGTCGGGCTGAGCTATCTGCGCCTCGGCCAGCCGCTCAACACCCTCTCCGGAGGCGAGCGGCAGCGCCTCAAGCTCGCCCTCCACATGGCCGAGAAGTCGTCCACGTACGTCCTGGACGAGCCGACGACCGGACTGCACCTCGCCGACGTGGACAAGCTGCTCGCGCTCCTCGACCGGCTCGTCGACGACGGCAACTCGGTGGTCGTCATCGAACACCACCAGGCCGTCATGGCCCACGCCGACTGGATCATCGACCTCGGGCCGGGCGGCGGACACGACGGCGGCGAAGTGGTGTTCACCGGCACTCCCTCCCAACTGGTCGCGGACGCCGATACGCTGACGGCACGTCACCTGCGGGAGTACGTGGCCTCCTGA
- a CDS encoding GNAT family protein: MRNIELSDGVVTLSPLTLEDVDAHLAGEDDLLVRWLNGEPSTRASTEEYVRHCQDQWADKGTLRAFGVRAGDDLTLAGTIDVRLTVPGLAPGAANIAYGLYPAWRGRGLATRAVDLVCRYTATEGARVGVIRVDPANAASEAVARRAGFTYMKQVRETDGTCHNWYVRDLKGLAAPR; encoded by the coding sequence GTGCGAAACATCGAGCTGTCGGACGGCGTGGTCACCCTGTCCCCCCTGACCCTGGAGGACGTCGACGCGCACCTGGCGGGCGAGGACGACCTCCTCGTGCGCTGGCTCAACGGCGAGCCCAGCACCCGGGCGAGCACGGAGGAGTACGTGCGCCACTGCCAGGACCAGTGGGCCGACAAGGGAACGCTGCGCGCCTTCGGCGTGCGCGCCGGTGACGACCTGACCCTCGCGGGCACCATCGACGTACGGCTCACCGTCCCGGGCCTCGCCCCCGGCGCGGCCAACATCGCCTACGGGCTCTACCCCGCCTGGCGGGGCCGGGGCCTCGCGACCCGCGCGGTCGACCTGGTCTGCCGCTACACGGCGACCGAGGGCGCGCGCGTCGGCGTGATCCGGGTCGACCCCGCCAACGCCGCGTCGGAGGCGGTGGCGCGGCGCGCGGGCTTCACGTACATGAAGCAGGTCCGGGAGACGGACGGGACGTGCCACAACTGGTACGTCCGCGACCTCAAGGGCCTCGCCGCGCCACGGTAG